Proteins encoded by one window of Rutidosis leptorrhynchoides isolate AG116_Rl617_1_P2 chromosome 7, CSIRO_AGI_Rlap_v1, whole genome shotgun sequence:
- the LOC139860385 gene encoding secreted RxLR effector protein 161-like encodes MESRVHVTKEEGGVAVDPTKYRSIIRSLYYLINTRPYLEYAVGIMSRFMESPKECHFKAIKLILRYIKGTVNFGLFYQKGGDRKVLGYNDSSHGVDLDDRKGTTRIVFYYSRNLIIWCSSKQRTVALLSCEADFMAATEASCQALQLRNLLVDLTGLKVECVKIRVDNR; translated from the coding sequence ATGGAATCAAGAGTGCACGTGACTAAAGAAGAAGGCGGTGTAGCTGTTGATCCTACGAAATATAGAAGTATAATTAGAAGTCTCTATTATCTCATTAATACCAGACCATACCTCGAATATGCAGTAGGAATCATGAGCAGGTTTATGGAATCACCTAAGGAATGTCACTTTAAAGCCATCAAGCTGATATTGAGGTACATTAAAGGAACGGTGAACTTTGGACTGTTTTATCAAAAGGGAGGTGATCGAAAGGTGCTTGGTTACAATGATTCTAGTCATGGTGTGGACCTCGATGATCGAAAAGGTACTACTCGAATAGTTTTTTACTATTCTAGAAATTTAATCATATGGTGTTCGAGCAAGCAACGAACTGTAGCCCTCTTATCATGCGAAGCAGATTTTATGGCAGCAACCGAGGCCTCATGTCAAGCACTACAGTTACGAAATTTATTGGTAGACTTGACTGGATTGAAGGTTGAATGTGTGAAGATAAGAGTAGATAACAGGTAA